The Aeromicrobium yanjiei genome includes a region encoding these proteins:
- a CDS encoding SRPBCC domain-containing protein, whose product MSTTTERTQTHATFVLERDYTAPVDKVWAAFADPDVKKQWFGGGDFEDVEVSEDFRVGGISINNGTMNGHRSEFRATYTDIVERERIVYVYDMWDDGVHASTSITTVVLEPTDGGTHLTFTEQGVHLDGVHGPGPEAAAGREHGTGWLLDRMAGVVERS is encoded by the coding sequence ATGAGCACGACGACTGAGCGCACCCAGACCCACGCAACCTTCGTCCTGGAGCGCGACTACACGGCGCCCGTCGACAAGGTGTGGGCCGCCTTCGCCGACCCGGACGTCAAGAAGCAGTGGTTCGGGGGCGGTGACTTCGAGGACGTCGAGGTCTCCGAGGACTTCCGTGTCGGTGGCATCTCGATCAACAACGGGACGATGAACGGGCACCGCAGCGAGTTCCGCGCGACCTACACCGACATCGTCGAGCGTGAGCGCATCGTCTACGTCTACGACATGTGGGACGACGGCGTGCACGCCTCGACGTCCATCACGACGGTCGTCCTCGAGCCGACCGACGGCGGCACCCACCTGACGTTCACCGAGCAGGGGGTGCACCTCGACGGCGTCCACGGCCCGGGCCCGGAGGCGGCGGCAGGCCGGGAGCACGGCACCGGCTGGCTCCTGGACCGCATGGCCGGTGTGGTGGAGCGCTCCTGA
- a CDS encoding ArsR/SmtB family transcription factor, whose amino-acid sequence MVKYEEQLDRVFRAMADRTRRAMVEHLVAGPASVSQLADPHEMSMPAVVQHLKVLEEAGIVSSEKVGRVRTFQLAPDALAVAGAWLGRQRLAAEQRLDRLGALLDHDVVTDSEENRHEHDD is encoded by the coding sequence GTGGTTAAGTATGAGGAGCAGCTGGACCGGGTCTTCCGCGCCATGGCGGACCGGACGCGGCGGGCCATGGTCGAGCACCTGGTGGCCGGCCCCGCTTCGGTGAGTCAGCTCGCGGATCCGCACGAGATGTCGATGCCGGCGGTCGTCCAGCACCTGAAGGTGCTGGAGGAGGCCGGGATCGTGAGCTCGGAGAAGGTCGGGCGGGTCCGGACCTTCCAGCTGGCCCCCGACGCCCTGGCGGTCGCCGGCGCGTGGCTGGGCCGGCAGCGGCTGGCCGCCGAGCAGCGGCTCGACCGGCTCGGGGCCCTCCTCGACCACGACGTGGTGACCGACAGCGAGGAGAACAGACATGAGCACGACGACTGA
- a CDS encoding sensor domain-containing diguanylate cyclase, translating into MDDRDPTGALLFSASAQRIVDYLNAHTPIPDWSVSRVAGGEQVHVHVHPETFLSVGQREPWPETFCVRMLDGASRFVPDSSVNPDYADHPLAQQVRAYAGMPLTDDLGQTFGTLCGVGPDPLTDVSEIDVELIELMADLLSSQLAMARTLDRQRRAAEIAEALAHTDALTGLTNRRGWDLLVQDAQQRIDAYGDLAAVAVIDLDGLKTVNDSAGHDAGDELICAAAAALSRTAGEADRLARYGGDEFVVLSNSVAVADLDAHFERFRSCLAEAGIAASIGHASTTPGLVTVMDAFALADANMYASKPARRTA; encoded by the coding sequence GTGGATGATCGTGACCCGACCGGGGCCCTCCTGTTCAGCGCGTCAGCTCAACGCATCGTCGACTACCTCAACGCGCACACGCCGATCCCCGACTGGTCGGTGTCACGGGTCGCGGGTGGCGAGCAGGTCCACGTCCACGTGCACCCCGAGACGTTCCTCAGCGTGGGCCAGCGCGAGCCGTGGCCCGAGACGTTCTGCGTCCGCATGCTCGACGGCGCCTCCCGGTTCGTGCCGGACTCGAGTGTCAACCCCGACTACGCGGACCACCCGCTCGCCCAGCAGGTGCGCGCGTACGCAGGGATGCCGCTGACCGACGACCTCGGGCAGACCTTCGGCACCCTGTGCGGCGTGGGGCCCGATCCGCTGACCGACGTCTCGGAGATCGACGTCGAGCTCATCGAGCTGATGGCCGACCTGCTCTCGTCGCAGCTGGCCATGGCCCGCACCCTCGATCGGCAGCGGCGAGCCGCTGAGATCGCGGAGGCGCTCGCGCACACCGACGCCCTGACCGGACTGACGAACCGCCGCGGGTGGGACCTGCTCGTGCAGGACGCCCAGCAGCGGATCGACGCCTACGGCGACCTCGCGGCGGTCGCGGTCATCGATCTCGACGGGCTCAAGACGGTCAACGACTCGGCCGGCCACGACGCGGGCGACGAGCTGATCTGCGCGGCCGCCGCAGCCCTCTCCCGCACGGCGGGTGAGGCCGACCGGCTGGCCCGCTACGGCGGCGACGAGTTCGTCGTGCTCTCCAACAGCGTCGCCGTCGCCGACCTGGACGCCCACTTCGAGCGCTTCCGGTCGTGCCTGGCCGAGGCCGGGATCGCCGCCTCGATCGGCCATGCGTCCACCACCCCCGGCCTCGTCACGGTCATGGACGCCTTCGCCCTCGCCGACGCGAACATGTACGCCTCGAAGCCGGCCCGCCGCACCGCGTAG